From the Synechococcus sp. KORDI-49 genome, the window ATGAAGGTCTGCAGGCCCTGGAAGATATTGGCGATCAGCATGTAGAGCAGAACACCGGCGGGAAGGGGGAAGAACAGGAACATCCCGGTGATCATCACCGGTGTGATCTTGTTGGCTGTCGATTGCTGAGGATTGGCGGGCATCCCCATGCCGGACAGCAGCTGTGACAGGAACAGCGTCACGCCGAATCCACCCACGAGGATCGCGATATCCCAGTTGATCGCACCGTCGGCGTAGAAGCCGACCTGCCCGAGTGCCTTGATGAACAGGAAGCCGCTGCGGGCTGCCAGGCCGGGAATCTTGGCTTCCACGGTGGCGTCCCCAGGGGTCAGCGCTGTCACGCTGCCATCAGGGCTGATGCTCACCACGCCCTCGCCTTTGGTGACGCTCCAGCTCGGCAGGAAGCGTTCGGGGTTCTCGAGTCCCTTGAGGACATCGGAGAAGGGACGGCCGTCTTTGGTGTGGAGGTTGATGTCGGCGGAGTCTCCGACACCGATCTTGGTGCCGCGGGGCAGGCTGGCGATCACCGGAACGTGATCCCTCTCGCCGATGAAGATCGAGTGGCTGGCGCTGTTGAAGGGCTTCGGTTCAACCGCAGCGATCTGTTCCGACGGCAGCACCTTGATGTTCACCGTGTAGGGAACGTCGGCAAAGGGTGATCCCCGCAGGGTGGCGAAGAGGGCGAACAGGATCGGCATCTGCACCAGCAGGGGCAGGCAGCCCGCCAGTGGACTGCCGAACTCCTTCATCACCTTGCCCAGTTCTTCCTGTTGCTTCTGGGGGTTATCGGCGTAGCGACTCTTGATGTCAGCCTGACGCTTCTGCATGACGGGCTGGGCGATCCGCATGCGTCTGGCACTGCGGATGGAGCCGGCGCTGAGCGGGTAAAGAGCGATGCGGATGACCAGCGTCAGAGCCACGATCGCCAGTCCGTAACTGGGGACCAATCCGTAGAAAAAATCCAGGATCGGGATCAGCAGGTTGTCGGAGATGTACCCGATCACGTTGAAGGTCCCGTGGGAGAAATCATTGTGATGCCAGTGTGCAGTACCACCGGATCAGGCGGCGAATCCCTCGACCGCCTGGCCGGCTTGTGGCGACGATCGGCGTTCGGCCATCCGCTCGAGGATGTAGGCCTCCGTCTCGCGGAAGTTGGGCATTGAGCGGAGTTCGAGACGGGAACCGTCACTGAGCACCAGCACCATGTCTCCCCAGGCACCCAAGCCCCGGGGAACGCTGCGGACCTCCTTGATCTGGGAATACACAACCTGGGTTTTGTCCCGTCCCATCCAGCCGCCGCTGACGGAGACGCGCCGGTTGGTGATCCGGAAGCGCAGCCACAGGGACCTGACCACCGCTCCGATGGTGAAGGGGAGGCCGATCAGGGTGATCCCCAGCAGCAGGTTGAAGATCAGATCTCCTCTGGCAGGTCCACCCTCGTAGTGGATCTGCTCATTGGTGGTGGTCATCCTTCCAGCCCGGCATCTCTCAGAAGACTGTCGCATTCCTTGAGCAGTTGCGACGGATCCACCTCCCCAGCCTCCGGACGCAGACTGAAGAGCAGCCACAGTCCGGCCAGGTCCTGCCGGGATTCCAGTCGCTGGCGCAGATGGTCATGCAGCCGACGTCTCAGCCGGTTGCGCTTCACGGCGCGTTTGCTCACCTTGCTGCTGATCACCAAGGCGCATCGGCAGCTCACGTCGGGCTGACGACGGAGTTCAGGCCGGAGCAGACGCACCTCTGCCTGCACCACCCTCAGCACCAGCAATTGCCCGTGATGGCGACGACCGGTGCGGTGCAGGCGGTTGAAGCAGCGGTGTCCCCTGAGACGCATGGACGCGGGGAGTGCCATGGGCCCGACTGCGGGACAGGTGCGTCAGACCGCCAGTCGCGAACGCCCCCGTTTCCTGCGGGTGCGGATCACGCGACGGCCCGTGTGGGAACGCATGCGGACGCGGAAACCGGACACCCGCTTGCGTTTGCGGCTTGTTCCTCCCAGGGTGCGTTTGGTCATCTCAGTGGTCTGGCTTCCGGCCGATCAGAACTCGTAAACCTATCAGTCAGTCCATGTCGATCAGCCAGCTGCCGACGTAGCCGGACATGGGCACGTCGCCGGGGGCCTGAATCAGCGCGTTGAGCTGGTACATCCGCTTGCCTTCCGGGTTGAACAGCTTGATCCGCAAGGCGTAATCACCCTCCACCGGAATCGGCTTGTCCGGGAACACCTCGATGGCGGTCTGCTGCTTGTTGATCTCGATGGTGGCTGGAATCTCCTCGATGCATTTGGTGCGGTGCATCATTCCGCCCTTGCTCATGCGGCAGACCGCCATGCGTTCCGTCTTCAACTTCGAGTCGAAGTAATCGGGAACGGTCACCGTCAGCTTGAGGATGGCGGTCTTGCGGTCCTTGGCCCGCAGGGTCAGATACCAGGTGGCGCGTTCGTCCGGCAGGGTTGAGGTCAGGTAGTAATACAGCTTCCGGTAGTCCCGGTCGGTGTCCCAGCGGAACTCCATCAGACCAGGCGTGCCCTGGGCTCGGACCGGCGCGGACTGAGGTGCAATCAATGCCGGGGCCAGCACGAGGCCGGCGATCGTCCCCGCCGGCAGCAGACGGAGAAACAGGTTGCGGAGCATGGCACCCACTCGAATGAAGGGATTCTCCTGAGACCCAAGCCAGGAAGGAGAGGCTCTGGGCCGGCGCCTGAGCTGTCAGTTGTGACCGGATCTGTCCGGCCGGAGCATCCGGGCACCTTCGAGATAGGGGTGAACCGGCAGCTGCCCTTCCGGCAGCCACGCCAGGGCCAGAACGCGGATGCAACGTTCCAGATCCCCCGCGACGGCCATCTGCTGGCAGTCCAGAAGCGCCACCCGGTCCCAGCCGCGGCGACTGCGGGCGACGGCAGCGGGAAAGCAGGCGTTCAGATCCCCGGTGACGGAGAAGGTCACTGACACAATCCGGTCCGCGCTGAGGTCGTTGCGATCGACCAGGGCATCGATCAGGTCGGCAACGGCCTTCTGGATCGCGTCTGAGCTGTTTTCGGGACAGGTGGTGGCTCCGCGCAGACCGATCAGCTGCAGGAGGGTGCCGCTCATGGTCGATACAGCCAGAGAACCTGACCGCTCCCCATGAGCTCGATGCAGAGACGGTTCTGAAGTTGCTGGATCAGCTGAGACCCCGGCAGGAGGCCGGTGAGTTTGCGGCGACTCTTACCGAGTGTCACCGGACGCAGCTCCTCATCCAGCTCCGCCAGTCGGGCCGCGAGTCGACGGGCATGTTCCTCATCCCCGAGCTCATCGACCAGACCGAGTTCCTTGGCCTGAGCACCGCTGAACACCCGACCGTCGGCGAAGGCCTTGACGGCCTCACGGCTCATGCCGCGACCGTCCGCGACGACGCCGACGAACTGGTCGTAGCTGCTGTCGATGAGCTCCTGAAGCAGAGCCCGTTCCGCGTCGCTGAGCGGTCGATCCGGCGAGAGGATGTCCTTGAACGGTCCGCTCTTCACCGTGTCGAAGCGGATTCCGATCCGCTCGAACACTCGCGAGAGATCGTTGCCACGCAGGATCACCCCGATGGAGCCGGTGATCGTGCCGGGATTCGCGACGATCGTCTCGGCGGCCACCCCCACATACACACCGCCGGAGGCGGAGATGTTGCCGAAGCTGGCCACCACCTTGCAGCCCTTGTCCCGCAGCCTCATCAGGGCGGCGTGAATCTCCTGGCTGTCACCGACGGTGCCCCCTGGGCTGTCGATCCGCAGCAACAGGGCAGGGAATTCCCGCTCGCCGACCTCCCTCAAGGCCTTGAGCACCCGCAACCGGGTGGCGCCTGTGATGGGTCCGTCGAGAACGACTCGGGCCATCTTCCGGCGGGATTTACGACGCCACGGCCAGGCCATGTCTCACAGCTGCTTCCTTCCGGATCTTAAAAAGGCCCTCAACCCCCCATCCCGATGCCAACCTCCGCCCGCTGGCTGCTGATGGTGCTTCCATTCGCGTTGTGGGGCACGGCGATGACGGCGATGGCCCCGCTGATCCCGACGGGCGGCCCCTGGCTCGTGGCCAGTCTCCGCCTGCTTCCTGCCGGAATCGCGGTGCTCCTGTGGGTGCGTGCCTCGGGGCGCTCCCTGCGCATCGATTCGAGGGACCTGGGCTGGTTCGGCCTCTTCACCCTGGTGGATGCCTGCCTGTTTCAGGCCGTGCTGGTCCGCGGTCTGGAGCAGACCGGAGCGGGTCTCGGCTCGGTGCTGATCGACTCTCAGCCTCTGATGGTCGCGCTGCTCGCCAGGGCTCTGTTCGCTGAGTCGATCAATCCTGTGGGCTGGCTGGGGCTGGGCCTCGGCCTGGCTGGCGTTCTCTGTCTGGGGGTGCCTGCTGACCTGTTGCGTCACTGGTGGCTGCTGGCGGAGCGGCCCGCGATGCAGGACCTGCTGCAGGCAGGAGAGGCCTGGATGCTGCTGGCCGCTCTGGCGATGGCGTTTGGCACTGTGTTGATCCGCTTCGCTTCGCGTCACAGTGATCCGGTGGTCACCACCGGCTGGCACATGCTTCTGGGCAGCCTCCCGCTTCTGCTTCTCTCCTGTCTTGAACGTGGGTTCGCGCCCCCTGCCTGGAGCGGTTTCGACTGGACACGCATGGCCTTCGCCAGCCTCCTGGGCAGTGCCCTGGCCTACGGCCTGTTCTTCTGGTTCGCCAGCCGGCGGGATCTCACCGGTTTCAGCAGTCTTGGATTTCTCACACCGGTGTTCGCCCTGGCCACCGGTGGCTGGTTCCTGGGCGAGCGACTGGCGCCGCTGCAATGGTTCGGGGTGTTTCTGGTGCTGTTGTCCGTGCTCTGCGTCAGTCAGCGAAGACGCCTCTGGGAGCCTGCGGAGTCTCAAGCGGCATGAGCGAGCTTCCACTGGATCTGGTGCTGCTGAGCACCCCGATCGGCGCCCTTGGCAGCGGCCGCGGCGGCGGGGTGGAACTCACCCTCACCTCTCTGATGCAGGGGCTGGCTGAGCGGGGGCATCGTCTGACCCTGATCGCCGCTGACGGTTCCTGCCTGCCGGCTGGATGCGAAGCGGTTGATCTGGTCATGCTGCCGGGC encodes:
- the yidC gene encoding membrane protein insertase YidC, which produces MIGYISDNLLIPILDFFYGLVPSYGLAIVALTLVIRIALYPLSAGSIRSARRMRIAQPVMQKRQADIKSRYADNPQKQQEELGKVMKEFGSPLAGCLPLLVQMPILFALFATLRGSPFADVPYTVNIKVLPSEQIAAVEPKPFNSASHSIFIGERDHVPVIASLPRGTKIGVGDSADINLHTKDGRPFSDVLKGLENPERFLPSWSVTKGEGVVSISPDGSVTALTPGDATVEAKIPGLAARSGFLFIKALGQVGFYADGAINWDIAILVGGFGVTLFLSQLLSGMGMPANPQQSTANKITPVMITGMFLFFPLPAGVLLYMLIANIFQGLQTFILAKEPLPENLQKILEQQMSQQTVAVTATSGGSAGSDARLPFEPKGGK
- a CDS encoding PH domain-containing protein, with amino-acid sequence MTTTNEQIHYEGGPARGDLIFNLLLGITLIGLPFTIGAVVRSLWLRFRITNRRVSVSGGWMGRDKTQVVYSQIKEVRSVPRGLGAWGDMVLVLSDGSRLELRSMPNFRETEAYILERMAERRSSPQAGQAVEGFAA
- the rnpA gene encoding ribonuclease P protein component — its product is MALPASMRLRGHRCFNRLHRTGRRHHGQLLVLRVVQAEVRLLRPELRRQPDVSCRCALVISSKVSKRAVKRNRLRRRLHDHLRQRLESRQDLAGLWLLFSLRPEAGEVDPSQLLKECDSLLRDAGLEG
- the rpmH gene encoding 50S ribosomal protein L34 — its product is MTKRTLGGTSRKRKRVSGFRVRMRSHTGRRVIRTRRKRGRSRLAV
- a CDS encoding DUF2808 domain-containing protein, encoding MLRNLFLRLLPAGTIAGLVLAPALIAPQSAPVRAQGTPGLMEFRWDTDRDYRKLYYYLTSTLPDERATWYLTLRAKDRKTAILKLTVTVPDYFDSKLKTERMAVCRMSKGGMMHRTKCIEEIPATIEINKQQTAIEVFPDKPIPVEGDYALRIKLFNPEGKRMYQLNALIQAPGDVPMSGYVGSWLIDMD
- the aroH gene encoding chorismate mutase; translation: MSGTLLQLIGLRGATTCPENSSDAIQKAVADLIDALVDRNDLSADRIVSVTFSVTGDLNACFPAAVARSRRGWDRVALLDCQQMAVAGDLERCIRVLALAWLPEGQLPVHPYLEGARMLRPDRSGHN
- the sppA gene encoding signal peptide peptidase SppA gives rise to the protein MAWPWRRKSRRKMARVVLDGPITGATRLRVLKALREVGEREFPALLLRIDSPGGTVGDSQEIHAALMRLRDKGCKVVASFGNISASGGVYVGVAAETIVANPGTITGSIGVILRGNDLSRVFERIGIRFDTVKSGPFKDILSPDRPLSDAERALLQELIDSSYDQFVGVVADGRGMSREAVKAFADGRVFSGAQAKELGLVDELGDEEHARRLAARLAELDEELRPVTLGKSRRKLTGLLPGSQLIQQLQNRLCIELMGSGQVLWLYRP
- a CDS encoding DMT family transporter, translated to MPTSARWLLMVLPFALWGTAMTAMAPLIPTGGPWLVASLRLLPAGIAVLLWVRASGRSLRIDSRDLGWFGLFTLVDACLFQAVLVRGLEQTGAGLGSVLIDSQPLMVALLARALFAESINPVGWLGLGLGLAGVLCLGVPADLLRHWWLLAERPAMQDLLQAGEAWMLLAALAMAFGTVLIRFASRHSDPVVTTGWHMLLGSLPLLLLSCLERGFAPPAWSGFDWTRMAFASLLGSALAYGLFFWFASRRDLTGFSSLGFLTPVFALATGGWFLGERLAPLQWFGVFLVLLSVLCVSQRRRLWEPAESQAA